One Yimella lutea DNA window includes the following coding sequences:
- a CDS encoding CHRD domain-containing protein: MNSKMLLLAPIAALAAGATVLPVAQADTGWTYEANLAPINGSGASGSLWLTLQGNQATVTQKVSGLASTFMDAPYPHVQHIHGGAMGMCPDTSADSNGDGVVSTTEGAPHYGGIVTTLSVKGDTSPAAGVDVKAAPSGSEYTYKRTISLDAKSVEALKKGTAVVVVHGLDPAKIPAAARAAKSDLVPSLPLAATSPALCGKLNRSQMNEMPDGGVPTGGGSTASGSGDTGAYYAGGGVLLMGAGALLVTRRRFSKQH; this comes from the coding sequence ATGAATTCCAAGATGCTTCTCCTCGCTCCGATCGCCGCACTCGCGGCGGGTGCGACAGTGCTGCCGGTAGCTCAGGCCGACACGGGTTGGACCTATGAGGCCAACCTTGCCCCGATCAACGGGTCCGGTGCGTCCGGCTCGCTCTGGCTCACGCTGCAGGGCAACCAGGCCACGGTCACCCAGAAGGTGTCGGGCCTGGCAAGTACGTTCATGGATGCGCCGTACCCGCACGTTCAGCACATCCACGGCGGCGCGATGGGCATGTGCCCCGACACGTCCGCAGACAGCAACGGTGACGGCGTGGTCAGCACCACCGAAGGCGCTCCGCACTACGGCGGCATCGTCACCACGCTTTCGGTCAAGGGCGACACCAGCCCGGCCGCCGGCGTCGACGTCAAAGCGGCGCCCAGCGGCTCCGAGTACACCTACAAGCGCACCATCTCCCTCGACGCCAAGTCGGTGGAGGCGCTGAAGAAGGGGACCGCCGTGGTCGTCGTCCACGGGCTCGACCCGGCGAAGATCCCGGCGGCCGCACGAGCCGCGAAGAGCGACCTCGTGCCGTCCCTGCCGCTGGCCGCCACATCGCCGGCACTGTGCGGAAAGCTCAACCGCTCGCAGATGAACGAGATGCCTGACGGCGGTGTGCCGACCGGTGGTGGCAGCACCGCCAGCGGTTCGGGTGACACCGGCGCGTACTACGCCGGTGGCGGAGTACTGCTCATGGGCGCGGGTGCGTTGCTGGTGACGCGTCGACGCTTCAGCAAGCAGCACTGA
- a CDS encoding class F sortase, producing MRTQLSGPMGRSLVLVVAVLMALVGSLLVVHALRAPAPPSSPSAAASLPAAEGEPSTVPAPSTPGQGPASGSGAAAPKATKGPVISRSRPVRLDAPAISMSREPLTSYGLDADGVVAIPPADLQTPAGWLDRSPTPGEIGPSVIVGHVDSQKAGPSVFYRLGELKPGETVSVTRADGIVAVFRVEGVEQYHKAEFPTLKVYGNLDHAGLRLITCGGKFDRSVGHYEDNIVVYARLMSSHRA from the coding sequence ATGAGAACCCAGCTGTCCGGGCCGATGGGAAGAAGTCTCGTCCTGGTGGTCGCGGTACTGATGGCGCTCGTCGGATCGCTGCTGGTGGTGCACGCCCTGCGGGCTCCCGCACCGCCCAGTTCCCCTTCGGCCGCCGCATCGTTGCCGGCGGCTGAAGGGGAGCCGTCCACCGTGCCGGCGCCTTCCACCCCCGGGCAGGGGCCCGCGTCCGGTTCGGGGGCGGCCGCTCCCAAGGCGACGAAGGGTCCGGTCATCAGCCGGTCGCGGCCGGTTCGGCTCGATGCGCCGGCGATTTCGATGAGCCGCGAGCCCCTTACTTCTTATGGACTGGACGCCGACGGTGTGGTGGCCATTCCACCCGCTGACCTGCAGACGCCCGCCGGCTGGCTCGACCGCTCGCCGACACCCGGTGAGATCGGCCCTTCTGTCATTGTCGGCCACGTCGACTCGCAGAAAGCCGGACCTTCCGTTTTCTATCGCTTGGGTGAGTTGAAGCCGGGTGAGACCGTGTCGGTCACCCGCGCCGATGGCATCGTCGCGGTGTTCCGGGTCGAAGGGGTGGAGCAGTACCACAAGGCGGAGTTCCCGACCCTGAAGGTCTACGGAAATCTCGATCACGCCGGGCTGCGGTTGATCACCTGCGGCGGCAAGTTCGACCGGTCGGTCGGCCATTACGAGGACAACATCGTGGTTTACGCGCGGTTGATGAGTTCGCACCGTGCGTGA
- the ychF gene encoding redox-regulated ATPase YchF produces the protein MALTIGIVGLPNVGKSTMFNALTKNNVLAANYPFATIEPNVGVVPLPDPRLKVLAGIFGSAQILPATVSFVDIAGIVKGASVGEGLGNKFLANIREADAICQVVRAFVDDDVHHVDGKVEPSSDLETINTELILADLQTLEKAVPRLEKEVKGKKTDKAVLDAAVAAQKILETGDPLSKHPGEIDLEAVRELGLLTTKPFIYVFNVDEDQLTDDDFQAKMQELVAPADAIFLNAKLESEVAELDDAEARELLESVGIEEPGLDQLAHKGFNTLGLQTYLTAGPKETRAWTIRKGWTAPQAAGVIHTDFQKGFIKAEIISFDDLVETGSVAEARAKGKARMEGKDYVMQDGDVVEFRFNV, from the coding sequence GTGGCCCTCACCATCGGAATCGTCGGACTGCCCAACGTCGGCAAGTCCACCATGTTCAACGCTCTGACCAAGAACAATGTGCTCGCCGCGAACTACCCGTTCGCGACCATCGAGCCCAATGTCGGCGTCGTCCCGTTGCCCGACCCGCGCCTGAAGGTGCTCGCCGGAATCTTCGGTTCCGCGCAGATCCTTCCCGCGACGGTCTCTTTCGTCGACATCGCCGGCATCGTCAAGGGCGCCTCGGTGGGTGAGGGGCTGGGCAACAAGTTCCTGGCCAACATCCGCGAGGCCGACGCCATCTGTCAGGTGGTGCGCGCCTTCGTCGACGACGACGTCCACCACGTCGACGGCAAGGTCGAACCATCGTCCGACCTGGAGACGATCAACACCGAGCTCATCCTGGCCGACCTGCAGACCTTGGAGAAGGCCGTGCCGCGTCTGGAGAAGGAGGTCAAGGGCAAGAAGACCGACAAGGCCGTCCTGGACGCCGCCGTCGCCGCCCAGAAGATCCTGGAGACCGGTGACCCGCTGTCCAAGCACCCGGGCGAGATCGACCTCGAAGCCGTCCGCGAACTCGGTCTGCTGACCACCAAGCCGTTCATCTACGTCTTCAACGTGGACGAGGACCAGCTCACCGACGATGACTTCCAAGCGAAGATGCAGGAACTCGTCGCTCCCGCCGACGCGATCTTCCTGAACGCCAAGCTGGAGTCCGAGGTCGCCGAACTGGACGACGCCGAAGCGCGTGAGTTGCTGGAATCAGTCGGCATCGAGGAACCGGGTCTGGATCAGTTGGCGCACAAGGGTTTCAACACTCTCGGCCTGCAGACCTATCTGACGGCAGGTCCGAAGGAGACCCGCGCCTGGACCATCCGCAAGGGTTGGACCGCGCCGCAGGCCGCCGGTGTCATTCACACCGACTTCCAGAAGGGCTTCATCAAGGCCGAGATCATCTCCTTCGACGACCTCGTCGAGACCGGCTCCGTCGCCGAAGCCCGCGCCAAGGGCAAGGCCCGCATGGAGGGCAAGGACTACGTCATGCAGGACG